The genome window AGCGATAGTTTAGCAGACTTATTGAAATCGCAAAATTGCCTTCCTGAAAAAAGAGCCGCCCAGAAGGCGGCTTTTTGGAGCGGGAGACGGGATTCGAACCCGCGACATTCAGCTTGGAAGGCTGACGCTCTACCAACTGAGCTACTCCCGCGTGTCGCTCTAGCTGCTTGGAGCGCTTGGTCGGGGAGACTGGATTCGAACCAGCGACCCTCTGCTCCCAAAGCAGATGCGCTACCAGACTGCGCTACTCCCCGATTGTACGCCTGGCACGTGCTGCCACAGCGTAGCACCAAAGATAACATGCCTGAGTAAAAATGGTCAAAGGGTTATCCGGGGCTTTAATGTTGTCTCTATTTTCCATAAGAGATTACACTTTGCCCTGTGGAACCTACGCTTTTTCGTAGCCGACGCGAGCGCAAGCTTGGCGAGCATATTGCGGTGCGCCTCGAGGGGGTCACCAAGCGCTTTGGCGACCAGGTGGTAGTGGACAATGTCAACCTCGAGATTCGCGATGGTGAGTTTTTTAGCCTGCTAGGGCCCTCGGGCTGTGGGAAAACCACCCTGCTGCGCATGATTGCGGGTTTCGACACCCCCGATGCGGGCCGAATCATTATTGGTGGAAAGGATATGACCCAAGTGCCGCCCTATCTGCGCCCGGTCAATACTGTTTTCCAAAACTACGCGCTTTTCCCACACATGACTGTGGAGCAGAACATTGCCTTTGGCTTGCGCATGAAAAAAATGCCCCGCGACCAGATTGCCCAGCGGGTGCAGTGGGCGTTGGAGCTCATCAACCTGCCGGGCTACGAGAAACGCCGCACCGACCAGATGTCGGGGGGGCAGCGTCAGCGGATTGCTCTGGCCCGGGCCCTGGTCAACGAACCCGAGGTGCTGCTGCTTGACGAGCCGCTCTCGGCACTTGACCTGAAGTTGCGCCAGGAATTGCGAATAGACCTGATGAACCTGCAAGAGCGGTTGGGGATCACCTTCATTTTTGTGACCCACGATCAGGAAGAAGCCCTGGTGATGTCAGATCGCATCGCTGTTATGAACAAGGGCCGCATCGAGCAATTGGGCCCCACAGAGGAGATCTACGAACTTCCCAAAACCGCTTTTGTGGCCAAATTTATCGGTGATTCCAACCTGATTCCGGCTCAGGCCATTGAGCCGCGAAAGGTCAGAACGGCACTGGGTGAGTTTGTACTTGATGACGAGGATGCCTTAGTTCCCGGTCAGGAGGTGCTGCTCTCGATTCGCCCCGAGAAAATACGCCTCTTTCGAGAGAAGCCCAATCTCCCCAACCTTTTTCGGGCCAAAGTGGACGACATCATTTACACCGGCTCCGAAAACCAGTACGTGCTGGTGGCGGGAGGCCAGCGATTGATGTGCGAGACCCTCAATCAGGACATCCAGGAGCCGGGTCACGAAGAATTCACCTACGACGAGGAGGTCTGGGTGGCCTTTACCCCAGAAAAGCTAGTGGTTATTCAGGACACTGCCAGCGGGAGTAACCCCTATGCGTGAAGCTACAACGCCCTGGGAGCGCCTACGTCGGGTGCTATTTACTGTAGGGCCCGGCGCGCTGTGGCTGGTGCTGTTTATTCTGATTCCGACCCTCATCATGTTTGTAGCCTCGCTGATGAGCCGGGGTAGTCTGGGCCAGCTTGTACCGCCCTTTGGCCTGCATAACTACCTACGTTTCTTCTCCGACCCGCTTTTTATCGAAATCATTGGGCGTAGCCTGTGGATTGGTTTCTGGTCAACGGTATTTATTATGTTGCTGGGCTACCCGCTGGCCTTTTACATCGCCCAGAGCCGCTACAAGGAAGCTTTGCTGCTGCTGGTGGTCATCCCGTTTTTCACCAACTTTCTGATCCGGGTCTATGCCTGGATTGTGGTCTTCCAGAAAGAGGGCCTGCTAAACGGCCTCATTACGGCTTTTGGCCTTCCGCCTGCCGAACTGCTGCCCTCTACCTTTGCGGTGTATGTGGCTACGGTGTACACCTACCTGCCTTTTTTCGTGTTGCCGCTCTATGCCGCCGTCGAGCGCATTGACTGGAGCCAGCTCGAGGCCGCCTACGACCTGGGGGCCAGGCCCATCCGGGCTTTTTGGGAGGCCATCTTTCCCCAGACGGTGCCGGGCTTGTTTGCCGGTTTCTTGCTGGTGTTTATTCCGGCGGTGGGCACCTTCGTCATTGCCGATCTGCTGGGTGGGGGCAAGGTGACGTTGGTGGGCAACCTGATTCAGCTCCAGTTTGGTTCCGCCCAGAACTGGGCTTTTGGCAGCGCGGTCAGCATGGTGCTGATGGCTATGGTGCTGCTGGGCCTGTGGCTTTACGCGCGAACCCAGGGTGAGAAAGGACTGGACAAACTGGTATGAGGCGCTGGCTCTCCCTGCATGCCTGGCTGGTATTTGCTTTTTTGTACCTGCCCATACTGGTCATTGTGGCGCTTTCGTTCAACCAGAGCCGCTTTGGGGTGCGCTTTACCGGCTTTACCTTCGACTGGTATATCCGCCTGTTCAACAACGAAAGAATCCTCGAGTACCTGACCAACACCCTGATTGTGGCGGTGGTGTCCACGCTGGTCTCGACCGTTCTGGGCACCCTTTTGGCGCTGGGGCTGGTGCGCTATCGGTTCCGCTGGCAAAATGCCCTGCGCTACTTGCTGTATGTGCCGGTGGTGGTGCCGGATGTGGTGATGGGTATCTCGCTGCTGCTGCTGTTTGATGTGGTGCGCGATGCCATTGGCTGGCCCCGCCTGTCGCTGTTTACCATCATCCTGGCCCATATCAGCTTTCAGATTGCCTACGTGACCCTGGTGGTGCGGGCGCGGTTGATGCTGCTCGACCCAACCCTGGAGGAAGCAGCCAAAGACCTGGGTGCGACCCCCTGGCTCACCTTCCGCGAGGTCACCCTACCCCTGATCATGCCAGGGGTGGTTTCGGGGGCCTTGCTGGCGTTTAGCCTTTCGCTCGACGACTTTGTGGTGACCTTTTTTACCGCTGGCCCTGGCTCCACTACCCTGCCCCTTTACATCTACTCCTCGGTTAAGCTGGGGGTAAGCCCCGAGATTCACGCCCTCTCCACTCTGATGGTGGGGATTACAATTTTGGTACTGTTGTTGGGGACACTGTTCTGGAGGAAGCGCTCGTAAGTGCTCGAACGGAGGAAGGTGCGAATGAACAGAGTTTGGTTGGTTGTTTTGTTGGGTCTTTTGGTAGCCGGTTGTGGGCAGCAGAAAAAAGAGCTGCGCCTTTTGAACTGGTCGGACTACATGCCCAAAGAGGTGCTTGAGGAATTCGAAAAGCGCGAGGGCATCAAAGTGGTGGAGGATACCTACGACTCCCCCGAGGCCATGCTCTCCAAGCTGCAAGCCGGGGGCGACGCCGAGTACGACGTGCTGATTACCCCCGACTACACGGTGGGGTCGCTGGCCCGGGCCGGCAGCCTGCAGGAACTCGATAAGGCCAAAATTCCCAACCTGAAGAACCTCGACCCCCAGTTCACCGACCCCGCTTTCGATCCGGGGGGCAGGTATAGCGTGGTGTACCAGTGGGGAACCACCGGGCTGGCCTACCGGGAAGACCTGGCGCAGGGGCCGGTGGAGAGCTGGGCGGTGCTGTTTGATCCGGCCAAGCAGGTGGGGCGCTTCTTGTTGCTCGACGAGATGCGCGAGATGGTGGGAGCGGCCCTTAAATACATAGGCGAGTCGGTCAACACCACCGATCCCGATAAACTCGCCCAGGCCCAGAGACTTTTGCTCGAAGCCAAGCGCCGCTCGCAGGGCTTTGCCGGCGGAACCAGCATCCGCGACCGCCTGATTGCGGGTGATATTGCTGTGGGGCCAGCTTACTCGGGGGATATTCTGGCGGCCCAGGCCGAGAACCCCCAGCTCAAATATGTGATTCCTGTCGAAGGGGCTACCCTCTGGACCGACAACCTGGTGGTGCTGAAGAAAAGCCCCAACCACGAGCTGGCCTACAAGTTTATCAACTTCTTGCTCGAGCCCGAGATAGCCGCGCAAATCTCAAATTCAATTGGCTATGCCACGCCGGTGGTGGCGGCCATGGATCAGATTGAAGAAAAGGACAACCCCATCATTTACCCCAGCCCGGAGATACGGGCCCGCCTCGAGCTGCTCGCCGACTTAGGCGATCAGGCCGATGCTTTCAATAAGGTCTGGTCGGAGGTGAAGTCGCGTTAGGGACAGCTTAATTTCTGCTGGGTGGCGCGTGCGGCGGAACGGGCAGGCCGGGCGTGTTTAGGAAGGGTTAACCTAACCCTGTCTGCGGCGCAAATCTTACTTTTGCCCGGAAGTTTGGGGCTATACTCGAGGCGTGAGATACCTTGTTGGGCTTCTAGCGATCCTCGGCCTGGCGCTGGCTCAGTCGGGGCCCCAGCTCTACCAGCAGAACTGTGCCTTCTGTCATGGAGACAATGGGCAGGGACGGCCAGGGGCTTTTCCACCCCTGGCGGCCCACGCCCCCGAGCTGGTCAAGACCCCAGAGGGCCGGCTCCACCTGATTAACGCGCTGCTGTTTGGGATGCAGGGCCCGGTGCGGGTTAAGGGCAGTACCTACAACGGGGTGATGCCGGCCTTTAGCCAGCTCTCCGATGACCAGATTGCCACTGTGCTCAACCACATTCTCAATGCCTGGGGCAACGATAAGCTGCTGCCACGCGACCACCGGCCCATCACTGCTGCCGAAGTGCGCGATGCACGCAGCGTGCCCAATCGGCCCACCCCCCAGCAGATTGGCAATGCTCGTTCCCGTATCAATGTTCCGTAAAGGGTCTTTGCCTTGAATGAAGGAGGATAGATGAAACAGGTGTTGGTTGCATTGGTTCTGTTGGTTTCTGCGACTTTTGCCCAGAGCGGCCCTGCCCTGTACCAGCAATGCCAGGGCTGCCATCAGCCGAGCGGCGCGGGTATTCCGGGCGTATTTCCCCCGTTGGCCGGGCACGTGCCTGAGATTCTGGCCGCCAAAGGGGGCCGCACCTGGCTTATTCAGCTCTTGCTGTGGGGCATGAGCGGGGAGATTGTGGTCAAAGGGGCTAGGTACAGCGGGGTCATGCCGGGGTACCGCCAGCTCAGCGACGCCGAAATTGCCGCCCTGCTCAACCACATCTCCACCCAGTGGGGCAATAAATTCCCGGCCGGCCAGAAACCGTTCACGGCAGCCGAGGTCAAGGCCCAGCGCAGCAAGACCCTCACACCTGCCCAGGTCAATGCTGCCCGCAAAGCCCTGGGCTTGAAATGAAGGAAGCGCCAACCCTAAAGCTCTCGACCACCGACTGGGCCGTGCTGGCTGCTTTGCTCGAGCAACCCTCGCACGGCTTTCGTATAGCGGCCCTGTTTGCGCCGAGCGGCGCACTGGGGGATATCTGGCGCATCCAGCGCCCACAGGTGTATCGAGCTCTGGAACACCTCGAGGCCCGTGGGCTGGTAGAAGCCCTGGGCCAGCAGGAAGGTCAGGCGGGGCCGCCCCGGACGCTGTTTGCCGCTACCTCCAGCGGCCAGACCGCGGCGCTCGAGTGGCTTTTTACCCCGGTGCACCGGCTGCGCTACGGTCGCTCGGACTTGCGCTTGAAAATCGCCTTCCTGATTCGATTGCACCACGACCTCGAGCCGCTCCTAAAGGCCCAGACGGGTGTTTTTGGGGCCATCCTCGAGGATCTGCAACACCAGTTGCAAAAAGCCGAGGGCCTTCAGTTTGTCTCCCTGCTATGGCGCATACAGATGGCGGAGGCCAGCCTGGGGTTTATCGAGCAGGTGCGGGCGCAAAGTGTGGCCTTGTCTCAATAGGGCCACCGCCATATAGTTACACTGTAACTATTTGGGAGGCCGCATGATTCGCGTTGTGTGTGTGGGGCTGCTGATGCTGAGCTGGGCTCTGGCCCAGAATACCGTGCGGGTGGTGGCAGCGGCAGATTTACAGTACGCCCTGTCGGAAATTGCCCAGGCCTTCCTTCGGCAGAATCCGGGCCTGAAGGTTGAACTGAGCTTTGGCTCCTCGGGGAAAATTTATACCCAGATCGTGCAGGGTTTGCCGGCGGATATTTATTTTTCCGCCGATGAGGCCTTCCCACGCCAGCTCGAGCAGGCAGGTCGCACCGTGCCGGGAACCCTGCGCCTGTTCGCGGTGGGTCGTATGGTGATCTGGGCTTCGAATCGCCTGGTTCAGCAGGGCCTTGATCCACGCCAGCTCGGGCCGCGCATACTGCTCGACCCGCGGGTGACCCGGCTGGCGGTAGCCAACCCGGTGCACGCCCCGTACGGCCGGGCTGGCGTGACGCTTCTGGAACGGTTTGGCCTTCTGCGTTCAACCCGACCGGCCCGCTGGGAGGAGATGACGGCAGGTATTCCCGCTTACTACGATGTGGCCCCCCTACAGCGGGGCAAGGCCAGCTTCGAATTCGTGTATGGCGAGAACATCTCCCAGACTGCCCAACTGGCCCTGACCAGCACCAACATTGGCCTGCTGGCCCTCTCCATTGCCAGGAGTGAGGCGATGGAGCGTGCAGGTGTGTACTGGCTGGCCCCCTTGAGTAGCCATTTGCGCCTTAATCAGACTTTTGTGATTCTGCAAGGCCGGGATCGTCCGGCAGTGCGGCGTTTCTACGACTACATCAACACGGCCGAAGCCCACCGCGTCCTGCGCAAGTATGGCTTCTTGCTGCCGGGGGAGCAGCCAGAGTAATGGACGACCCGGTTTTCTGGCAGACCATGCGCCTGACCCTGGGGGTTAGCCTGGTGACCACCCTCATTCTGCTTTTGTTGGGGCTGCCGTTGGGCTGGGTGCTGGCCCACAAGCGCTTCTGGGGCAAGCGGGTGCTGGAATCGGTGGTGCTGCTGCCCCTCACCCTACCGCCCACGGTGCTGGGGTTTTACCTGCTGTTGCTCCTGGGGCAGAATGGCCCCCTCGCGCAGTTTTTGGGTATAACCTGGGCTTTTCGCTTCGAGGGGCTGGTGGTGGGGTCGGTGCTCTTTAGCCTGCCGTTTGCCCTGAACGGCTACCGCGAGGCCTTTCGCAGCCTGGATCTGGACCTGATTCAGACCGCGCGAACATTGGGGGCGGGCTGGCGGCGGGTCTGGCTCGAGGTCATCCTGCCCATCACCTGGCCGGGGATTTTGTCGGGTTCCATTCTGGCCTTTGCCCATACCCTGGGCGAGTTTGGGGTGGTGCTGATGGTGGGGGGTAGCATTCCCGGCAAAACCCAGATGGTGAGCATCTACATCTACGATCAGGTACAGGCCCTGCAGTTTGGGCGAGCCGCCGAGGCCTCGGGGGTTTTGCTTGTGGTGAGCTTTGCCCTGGTGTACCTGGTGCGTACCCTGGAGGACACGTGGAGATTGCGTATGCCCTCGAGCACCCGGTAAAGCTCGAGCTCAGCCTGCAGGTACGGGGCTTTACGGTACTGCTGGGCGAGAGCGGGGTGGGGAAGACCAGCCTGCTCAAGGCCATTGCTGGCCTGATTCCGGCCAGGGGCCAGCCCTTCACGGGGTTGCGAGCCGAGGTGCGGCCGGTGGGCTACCTGCCCCAGCATCTGGCCCTGTTTCCCCACCTGCGGGCCTGGCAGAACGTGGCCTTTCCGCTGGCCCACCTGCCCCCCCAGGCCCGTAAGCAAAAGGCCCTGGCCTACCTCGAGCTGATGGGCATGGCCGAACTGGCCGAACGCTACCCCCGCCAGATGTCCGGGGGACAGCAGCAGCGGGTGGCCCTGGCCCGGGCCCTGGCCCGAGAACCCCAGATTCTATTGCTGGACGAGCCTACCAGCGCCCTGGATGTGGCGACTCGAGAGGAGGTTTTTGGAGGGGTGCTGGAGCGTCTTAGAACCTTGCAAATACCCACGCTGGTAGCCTCGCACGACCAGTGGCTGGCCCAGCGGGCCGACTGGGTGGCGGTTTTGACCAAAGCAGGGCTGGCCCAGCAGGGAACCTCCGAAGAGATATTTACCCGCCCCGCGACCCTCGAGGTAGCCCGGCTGGTGGGCTTTCGCAACCTTCTGGAGGGCACGGTTCTGGCCGTGGACGGCCTTTGGGTGCAGGTACAAACCCCCCTGGGCATGCTCAAAGCCCTATACCCAAACGGCATTTCGGTTGGGCAGCGGGTGATGGTGGGCGTCCGCCCGGAGGAAGTTTTTACCCAGGAGGGCCCTGAGAACCGCATCCGGGGCCAGGTGCGGCACCTGCGCACGCAGGGCCTGCGGGTGCGGGGGCAGTTGGCGGTGGGCTCGGTGGGCCTGGACTTCTTCCTGCCGCGCTACAAACAGGCCCAGCTCGAGCTTGCCGAAGGCCAGTGGCTCGAGGTTGCCCTCGAGCCACGCTTTTTGCACCTGATACCGCTTACCTAAGACTGTTTTTGCTCGGGTTTGCTCTCCTCGGTCTTTTTCTCTTCCTCGCTCAGACCTTTGCGAAACTCCCGGGCCGACTGGCCCAGACCTCGAGCCAGCTCGGGCAGCTTGCGTGCGCCAAACAACAAAACCACAATCAGCAGGATGATGATGAGCTCAGTAGGGCCTAAAGGCATGGTCTTCCTCCTTGGTTCCAGTATACGCCGACCGGTATGAACCCAACTGTAAAGCCATAAGGTAACAGGAATGTGAAAACCGCTTATACCTCGCTGTAGCGGTCGCGGTGGATGAGCAGGGCCAGCCCCAGCCCCAGATACACCATAATCAGGCTGCTACCGCCCTTGGAAACCAGGGGCAGGGTCAGGCCGGTCACCGGGGCCAGGCCCAGCGTGACCGCAATGTTGACCACGACCTGAAAGGCCAGCATCGAGAGCACCCCCACGATGATGAGGCGATCCTCGAGGCGCACACACTCCAGCGCCATGCGGCCCAGCCGGAAAAAGAGCAAAGCGTACAGCACCATGAGGGTGGAGGCGCCCACAAAGCCCCACTCCTCGGCCAGCACAGCATAGATGAAGTCGGTCTGACGCTCGGGCACAAACCCTAACTGGGTCTGGGTACCGGCCCCAAACCCCTTGCCCATCAGGCCCCCCGAGCCAATGGCAATGGTGGACTGGATCTGCTGGAAGCCTTTGCCCTTGGGGTCTTTGGAGAGGTCAAACAGAATTTCCACCCGATCCCGCTGGTACTGATTGAGGTTGGGCCAGACCACCGTGGGCACCAGCACCATCACCGCCAGGAGCCCCACCACGATATGGATGGTGGGCATGCCCCGCACGAACAGCATGCCCAGCAGCCCGGCGATAAGCACCAGGGTGCCCCCCAGGTCGGGTTGGATGAATACCAGGCCCAGAATGGGGGCCGTCAGCAAAACCGGCAGCGCATAATCCAGCCAGCGCTCCAGCGGACGGGCCGCCAGCACTTTAGCCAGCACCAAAATAAGCCCAATTTTAGCCAGCTCGAGCGGTTGAAAACTCAACGGGCCCAGGTTGAACCAGGCTTTGGCCCCGTTAATCTCGCGCCCAACCAGCAAAACCAGCACCAGCAAAACCAGCGAGACTGCATACAGTGGAAAGGCCCAGGAAAGCACCTGGCGGCGGGAAAACAACTGCACCAGCAGGCCTACCGATAGGGCGATGGGGAAGGCCAGTATCTGCTGTAGCCAGACCCCGCGGCTGGGTGCTGCACTGTAGAGCGTGACCAGACCAATCAGATTAATCAGCAACACCAGGCCAACCAGCACCCAGTCGTAGGCAAAAACCGGCACCCTGCGCAGCGTCACCCCAACAGTCTATAAAGGCTGGGTGAGATTTGTCAGATTATACCCTTTCCGCTTGAATCCTTCACCGTTGGACGCAGTCAGAGGTGGAGGATTCAAGCCGACCGAAGGGAGTAGAAAAGCATTTCGGTAGTATCGTTTAGGCTTGTCAAAGTGAACGATACTACCGAAATGCGTATTACACTGCTGCGGAAGGCGCAGACAGTGCTAAACTCTACTCGGATAATAGGAGGCTTAGAAGACTATGGACGAGATCATCACCATCGGTTCGGCTGTGGTTATTGTGCTGCTGCTCTTGATGTTCATTTTTTTGGTCAAGGACAAGGGCTTGCCCAATAAGGATCACTAGGTCGCTGCTACTCAGCGAGGCCACCCCGATGGGGGTGGTTTATGTTTTTAGCGGGCTGGCACCATACCGCCGGCCAGTCGCCGTACGTGGTTTGGGCCTGGATAACACCGGCTAATACATTACGGATTTACGTTAGCAGGTCAAAATGGCGTAATATATCGGGAGGAGGCAGTTATGCGTGAGGTATGGGTGGTTTCGGCGGTGCGCACCCCTATTGGGCGTTTTGGCGGCGCGCTCAAGGACTTTTCGCCGGTAGACCTGGGGGCGCACGTGATGAAGGCGGCGCTCGAGCAGGCCGGATTGAGCGGGGCTGAACTCGACCTATTTGTGTTCGGTCAGGTGTTGCGGGCCGGACACGGCCAGCTACCGCCCCGTCAGGCAGCCTTTAAGGCGGGGATTCCCAACACCGTGGACGGCTACGCGGTGGATATGGTGTGCGCTTCGGGGATGCAGGCCGTAGCCAACGGCGCGCTGGCTATCAAAAATGGCGATGCCGAGCTGGTGCTGGCCGGCGGGATGGAGTCCATGACCCAGACCGGTTTTTACCTCTCGAGCCGGGCCCGCTGGGGCTACAAGTACCTGGCCGGTGCGCCCGAGCAACTGCAGGACATTTTGCAGCGCGACGGGCTCTCCGACCCCTTCACCGGCGAGGCCATGGGCGACCAGACCGAGCGCCTGGCGGCGGAGTTTGGGGTGACCCGACCCGAGCTGGACGAGGTGGCCCTGGAGTCGCACCGGCGGGCTGCGAGGGCCCAGGAGGCCTGCTACTTTAGCCGGGAGATTGTGCCCCTCGAGGTCAAGACCCGCAAGGGGCTCGAGCGGGTCGAAAAGGACGAAGGGGTGCGGCCCGAGACCACCCTCGAGTCGCTGGCGGCCCTGCGCCCGGCCTTCAAGAAAGACGGGGTACTGACCGCGGGCAACGCCTCGCAAATTTCCGACGGGGCCTCGGCGCTGCTCCTGGCCAGCCCCGAAGCTGTGCAGAAGTACGGCCTGAAGCCCATTGCCCGCATCCTGGGCAACAGTTGGGCAGCGGGCGAGCCCTGGCGTTTCCCCGAAGCCCCCATTCCGGCGGTCAAAAAACTGCTGGAGAAGCTTAATATGAGCATTGCCGACTTCCACCTGTTCGAAAACAATGAGGCCTTTGCCCTCAACAACCTGCTCTTCAACCGCCTGCTGGGTGTGCCCATGGATCGCCTGAACGTGCATGGCGGGGCCATCGCCCTGGGCCACCCCATCGGGGCTTCGGGGGCGCGCATCCTGACCACCCTGATTCACGCTCTGCACACCCACGGCCAGGAGCGTGGCCTGGCGGCCATCTGCCACGGCACCGGCGGCTCCACGGCCATGGCGGTGGAGGCTGTGGGGTAGGCGTTATCATCGGAGTGACTCGAGCCCATTGAAGCCATCACGCATCGGTGAGCCCAGCATCTACGAGAAGCCTGCTCGAGCCAGGGAGGAAACTATGGAAGACACCCCTAAACCCGACCAAAAAACCTGGGTTGAAGAAATTCAGGTCCAGGGTAGCGAACTTGTAAGCAAAATTCAGGAGCTATTGCGCGATGCTACCGCCACACGGGTGACCATCTGCAAACCCAACGGCGAGGAGCTGATCTCGTTGCCCCTCACCGTGGGAGTGCTGGTGGGCGGGTTGCTGACCCTGGCCGCCCCGCGGCTGGCCGCCATTGGGGCGATTGGCGGCCTGATTGCCCAGTTCAAGCTCAAGATTGAGCGCAACGCCGAGGGGCAGCTCGAGGTGCGGACGCTCGAGGAAGAAGCCAAGACCGACTTCCCCGACCAGCCGGCCTAGAACGGCACTTCAGGAAACCCAGGCCGGGAGCAGGTCTTCCAGGCCCACTTCTTCGATGCTCCAGCTAACTTCGGTCACCCGGTACTCGGCCTGGGCCGCGATGAAGTCGGCGGCCTCGCGCAACACGGTCTCGACCCAGACGCTGTCGTGGCCGATCAGGCTGAAACCCACCACCTCCCAGCCGTGCTCGTCTTGCCCGGCCAGGCGGGCCGCCGAGACCGGAAAGCGCGCGCGCAGCCGCTCGATGGTGGGTTTGACCAGGGCCCGCTTTTCCTTGAGGCTTTTGACCCAGGGCATTTCCAGGCGCGCGGTGTAGAGGCCCAGGTAGGCTTTCATACCCAGATTGTGCCACACCCTCGAGCCGGTGGACTAAATTTCTTCACAAAGTATCCAGTTCCAGACGCTCCGCACCGCTATAGACGTTGAAGCTGTCCCGCAAGAAGCCAATCAGGGTGAGGTTGAAGGCCTGGGCCAGCTCCACCGCCAGGCTGCTGGGGGCCGAGATGGCGCACAGCACGGGAACGCCCGCGGCCAGGGCTTTTTGCACCAGTTCGTAGCTGGCCCGCCCGCTGACCAGCACGATCTGCTCGGAGAGGGGCAGCCGGTTTTCCAGCAGGGCCCAGCCCAGCAGTTTGTCCAGGGCGTTGTGGCGGCCCACGTCCTCGCGCAGGGCCAGGAGGTGGCCTGCTCGGTTGAACAAAGCGGCGGCGTGCAGCCCCCCGGTCTGGGCAAAGAGGGTTTGCTGGGCGCGGAGCTGCTCGGGAAGCTTGGTAATCAGCGGGCTCGAGACCCGCCAGCTTATATCCAATGGCGCATAGCGGCGCTGCAGGTTTTCCAGGCTGGCCTTCCCACACACCCCACAGGCCGAGGTAGTGTAGAAGTGGCGTTCCAGCGGGGCCAGATCGGGCAGGGTGGCCGCGTTCAGCTCGACGTTCACGATGTTGTACTGCTGGGGCTCGCTGGGGTCGGTGCAGTAGGCGATGCGCCGGATTTCCTCCCGGCGGCGAACCAGCCCTTCGGAGAGCAGGAACCCTGCGGCCAGCTCGAAGTCGTGGCCGGGAGTGCGCATGGTGATGGCGACGGTTTTCCCGCGGGTTTGCGCAGCCAGCAGCCGGATTTCCAGCGGCTCCTCGGTGGCGACCAGGTCAAACCGGGCCGAGGCCTGGCCCTGCTCAATCCG of Meiothermus sp. contains these proteins:
- a CDS encoding ABC transporter ATP-binding protein, with translation MEPTLFRSRRERKLGEHIAVRLEGVTKRFGDQVVVDNVNLEIRDGEFFSLLGPSGCGKTTLLRMIAGFDTPDAGRIIIGGKDMTQVPPYLRPVNTVFQNYALFPHMTVEQNIAFGLRMKKMPRDQIAQRVQWALELINLPGYEKRRTDQMSGGQRQRIALARALVNEPEVLLLDEPLSALDLKLRQELRIDLMNLQERLGITFIFVTHDQEEALVMSDRIAVMNKGRIEQLGPTEEIYELPKTAFVAKFIGDSNLIPAQAIEPRKVRTALGEFVLDDEDALVPGQEVLLSIRPEKIRLFREKPNLPNLFRAKVDDIIYTGSENQYVLVAGGQRLMCETLNQDIQEPGHEEFTYDEEVWVAFTPEKLVVIQDTASGSNPYA
- a CDS encoding ABC transporter permease — encoded protein: MREATTPWERLRRVLFTVGPGALWLVLFILIPTLIMFVASLMSRGSLGQLVPPFGLHNYLRFFSDPLFIEIIGRSLWIGFWSTVFIMLLGYPLAFYIAQSRYKEALLLLVVIPFFTNFLIRVYAWIVVFQKEGLLNGLITAFGLPPAELLPSTFAVYVATVYTYLPFFVLPLYAAVERIDWSQLEAAYDLGARPIRAFWEAIFPQTVPGLFAGFLLVFIPAVGTFVIADLLGGGKVTLVGNLIQLQFGSAQNWAFGSAVSMVLMAMVLLGLWLYARTQGEKGLDKLV
- a CDS encoding ABC transporter permease; translated protein: MRRWLSLHAWLVFAFLYLPILVIVALSFNQSRFGVRFTGFTFDWYIRLFNNERILEYLTNTLIVAVVSTLVSTVLGTLLALGLVRYRFRWQNALRYLLYVPVVVPDVVMGISLLLLFDVVRDAIGWPRLSLFTIILAHISFQIAYVTLVVRARLMLLDPTLEEAAKDLGATPWLTFREVTLPLIMPGVVSGALLAFSLSLDDFVVTFFTAGPGSTTLPLYIYSSVKLGVSPEIHALSTLMVGITILVLLLGTLFWRKRS
- a CDS encoding spermidine/putrescine ABC transporter substrate-binding protein, whose translation is MNRVWLVVLLGLLVAGCGQQKKELRLLNWSDYMPKEVLEEFEKREGIKVVEDTYDSPEAMLSKLQAGGDAEYDVLITPDYTVGSLARAGSLQELDKAKIPNLKNLDPQFTDPAFDPGGRYSVVYQWGTTGLAYREDLAQGPVESWAVLFDPAKQVGRFLLLDEMREMVGAALKYIGESVNTTDPDKLAQAQRLLLEAKRRSQGFAGGTSIRDRLIAGDIAVGPAYSGDILAAQAENPQLKYVIPVEGATLWTDNLVVLKKSPNHELAYKFINFLLEPEIAAQISNSIGYATPVVAAMDQIEEKDNPIIYPSPEIRARLELLADLGDQADAFNKVWSEVKSR
- a CDS encoding cytochrome c, which gives rise to MRYLVGLLAILGLALAQSGPQLYQQNCAFCHGDNGQGRPGAFPPLAAHAPELVKTPEGRLHLINALLFGMQGPVRVKGSTYNGVMPAFSQLSDDQIATVLNHILNAWGNDKLLPRDHRPITAAEVRDARSVPNRPTPQQIGNARSRINVP
- a CDS encoding cytochrome c; translation: MKQVLVALVLLVSATFAQSGPALYQQCQGCHQPSGAGIPGVFPPLAGHVPEILAAKGGRTWLIQLLLWGMSGEIVVKGARYSGVMPGYRQLSDAEIAALLNHISTQWGNKFPAGQKPFTAAEVKAQRSKTLTPAQVNAARKALGLK
- a CDS encoding PadR family transcriptional regulator, whose amino-acid sequence is MKEAPTLKLSTTDWAVLAALLEQPSHGFRIAALFAPSGALGDIWRIQRPQVYRALEHLEARGLVEALGQQEGQAGPPRTLFAATSSGQTAALEWLFTPVHRLRYGRSDLRLKIAFLIRLHHDLEPLLKAQTGVFGAILEDLQHQLQKAEGLQFVSLLWRIQMAEASLGFIEQVRAQSVALSQ
- the modA gene encoding molybdate ABC transporter substrate-binding protein; translation: MIRVVCVGLLMLSWALAQNTVRVVAAADLQYALSEIAQAFLRQNPGLKVELSFGSSGKIYTQIVQGLPADIYFSADEAFPRQLEQAGRTVPGTLRLFAVGRMVIWASNRLVQQGLDPRQLGPRILLDPRVTRLAVANPVHAPYGRAGVTLLERFGLLRSTRPARWEEMTAGIPAYYDVAPLQRGKASFEFVYGENISQTAQLALTSTNIGLLALSIARSEAMERAGVYWLAPLSSHLRLNQTFVILQGRDRPAVRRFYDYINTAEAHRVLRKYGFLLPGEQPE
- the modB gene encoding molybdate ABC transporter permease subunit: MDDPVFWQTMRLTLGVSLVTTLILLLLGLPLGWVLAHKRFWGKRVLESVVLLPLTLPPTVLGFYLLLLLGQNGPLAQFLGITWAFRFEGLVVGSVLFSLPFALNGYREAFRSLDLDLIQTARTLGAGWRRVWLEVILPITWPGILSGSILAFAHTLGEFGVVLMVGGSIPGKTQMVSIYIYDQVQALQFGRAAEASGVLLVVSFALVYLVRTLEDTWRLRMPSSTR